The Neovison vison isolate M4711 chromosome 10, ASM_NN_V1, whole genome shotgun sequence genome has a segment encoding these proteins:
- the CRTC2 gene encoding CREB-regulated transcription coactivator 2 isoform X5, with amino-acid sequence MATAGANGPGSATAAASNPRKFSEKIALQKQRQAEETAAFEEVMMDIGSTRLQAQKLRLAYTRSSHYGGSLPNVNQIGCGLTEFQSPLHSPLDSSRGTRHHGLVERVQRDPRRMVSPLRRYPRHVDSSPYGPAYLSPPPESGWRRAVPWGSFPAEKGQMFRLPSALNRTSSDSALHTSVMNPSPQDTYPGPAPPSILPSRRGGFLDGEVDSRVPAVEENVLDDKHLLKPWDAKKLSSSSSRPRSCEVPGINIFPSPHQPASVPGLPPAMNTGGSLPDLTSLHFPPPLPTPLDPEEMAYPSLSGGNSTSNLTHTLTHLGISGGLGPGAGYDAPGLQSPPSLPSLQSSLSNPNLQASLSGPQPQLQGSHSHPSLPASSLARHALPATSLGHPSLSAPALSSSSSSSASAPALGAPPYPPSTPGTSPRHRRVPLSPLSLPAGPAEARRSQQQLPKQFSPTMSPTLSSITQVLCGLRASAPHLWDTAAVLRVPGAAYGLCLGWAQPGAAPQGVPLDTSKLPTDQRLPPYPYSPPGLLLPSQPATPKPLQQPGLTSQACSRQPSGGQPLGRPLHFGSLYPPSSGGQGQPSYHRPGSDFGLGSPALRSALADDSHSDAFSPGHAHALSRQQFTMESPSASLALDPPGFSEGPGFLGGEGPVSSLQDPRALNHQNLTHCSRHASGPDVLLPGESSPGFSKEIAAALAGVPGFEGPAAGLGLGLGLEEDLRMEPLGLEGLHMLSDPCALLPDPAVEDSFRSDRLQ; translated from the exons TTACAGGCCCAGAAGCTGCGCCTGGCCTACACGAGGAGCTCCCACTACGGCGGTTCTCTGCCTAATGTCAACCAGATTGGCTGTGGGCTGACTGAGTTCCAG AGCCCCCTCCACTCGCCTCTGGATTCGTCTCGGGGCACTCGGCACCACGGGCTGGTGGAACGCGTGCAGCGAGACCCCCGGAGAATGGTGTCCCCGCTCCGCCGCTACCCCCGCCAC GTCGACAGCTCGCCCTATGGTCCTGCCTACTTGTCTCCTCCCCCGGAGTCTGGCTGGCGGAG GGCGGTGCCCTGGGGCAGTTTCCCTGCGGAGAAGGGCCAGATGTTTCGACTCCCGTCTGCGCTGAACAG gaCGAGTTCTGACTCTGCCCTTCACACCAGCGTGATGAACCCCAGCCCTCAGGACACTTATccaggccctgcccctcccagcatCCTGCCCAGCCGCCGTGGAG GTTTTCTGGATGGTGAAGTGGATTCCAGAG TCCCTGCTGTTGAGGAGAACGTGCTGGACGACAAGCATTTGCTGAAGCCATGGGATGCTAAGAAG ctgtcctcctcctcttcccgaCCTCGGTCCTGTGAAGTCCCTGGAATTAA CatcttcccatccccccaccagccTGCCAGCGTGCCCGGCCTCCCACCTGCCATGAACACGGGCGGCTCCCTACCCGACCTCACCAGCCTGCACTTCCCCCCGCCACTGCCCACTCCCCTGGACCCGGAGGAGATGGCCTACCCCAGCCTGAGCGGGGGCAACAGTACCTCCAATCTGACCCACACCTTGACCCACCTCGGCATCAGCGGGGGCCTGGGCCCTGGCGCGGGCTACGATGCGCCGG GACTCCAgtcccctcccagcctcccgTCCTTGCAGTCCTCCCTGAGCAACCCCAACCTCCAGGCCTCCCTGAgcggcccccagccccagctgcagGGCTCCcacagccacccctccctgccggCCTCCTCCCTGGCCCGCCATGCACTGCCCGCCACCTCCCTGGGCCACCCCTCGCTCAGTGCCCCGGCCCTGTCCTCCTCCAGTTCCTCCTCCGCTTCGGCTCCCGCGCTGGGTGCCCCCCCTTACCCGCCTTCGACCCCCGGAACCTCCCCCCGCCACCGTCGTGTGCCCCTCAGCCCCCTGAGTTTGCCCGCGGGCCCAGCTGAAGCCAGAAGGTCCCAACAGCAGCTGCCCAAACAGTTTTCGCCAACAATGTCACCCACCTTGTCCTCCATCACTCAG GTGCTGTGCGGGCTGAGAGCCTCGGCCCCTCACCTGTGGGACACGGCTGCCGTCCTAAGGGTCCCAGGAGCCGCATACGGGCTGTGCTTAGGCTGGGCCCAGCCAGGGGCAGCCCCGCAG GGTGTCCCCTTGGATACCAGCAAACTGCCCACTGACCAGCGGCTGCCTCCATATCCATACAGCCCCCCCGGTTTGCTTCTGCCCAGCCAGCCGGCCACCCCAAAGCCTCTGCAGCAGCCGGGGCTGACCTCCCAGGCCTGCTCCAGGCAGCCCTCTGGGGGACAGCCCCTGGGCCGGCCACTGCACTTCGGGTCACTGTACCCGCCCAGCTCCGGTGGGCAAGGGCAGCCGTCTTACCACCGGCCAGGAAGTGACTTCGGCCTGGGGAGT CCGGCTCTGCGCAGCGCGCTTGCTGACGACAGCCACTCTGACGCCTTCTCTCCCGGGCATGCCCACGCTCTGTCCCGGCAG CAGTTCACCATGGAGAGCCCGTCAGCCAGCCTGGCGCTGGATCCCCCTGGCTTTTCTGAAGGACCTGGATTTTTAGGGGGTGAGGGGCCAGTGAGTAGCCTCCAGGACCCTCGTGCCCTCAACCACCAGAACTTGACCCACTGTTCCCGCCACGCCTCAGGGCCCGACGTCCTCCTCCCAG GGGAGTCCTCCCCAGGTTTCTCCAAGGAGATTGCGGCGGCCCTGGCCGGAGTGCCCGGCTTTGAGGGGCCAGccgctgggctggggctggggctggggctggaggaggaccTGCGCATGGAACCGCTGGGCCTGGAAGGGCTCCACATGCTGAGTGACCCCTGTGCGCTGCTGCCCGATCCTGCTGTGGAAGACTCGTTCCGCAGCGACCGGCTGCAGTGA
- the CRTC2 gene encoding CREB-regulated transcription coactivator 2 isoform X6, with amino-acid sequence MATAGANGPGSATAAASNPRKFSEKIALQKQRQAEETAAFEEVMMDIGSTRLQAQKLRLAYTRSSHYGGSLPNVNQIGCGLTEFQSPLHSPLDSSRGTRHHGLVERVQRDPRRMVSPLRRYPRHVDSSPYGPAYLSPPPESGWRRAVPWGSFPAEKGQMFRLPSALNRTSSDSALHTSVMNPSPQDTYPGPAPPSILPSRRGGFLDGEVDSRVPAVEENVLDDKHLLKPWDAKKLSSSSSRPRSCEVPGINIFPSPHQPASVPGLPPAMNTGGSLPDLTSLHFPPPLPTPLDPEEMAYPSLSGGNSTSNLTHTLTHLGISGGLGPGAGYDAPGLQSPPSLPSLQSSLSNPNLQASLSGPQPQLQGSHSHPSLPASSLARHALPATSLGHPSLSAPALSSSSSSSASAPALGAPPYPPSTPGTSPRHRRVPLSPLSLPAGPAEARRSQQQLPKQFSPTMSPTLSSITQGVPLDTSKLPTDQRLPPYPYSPPGLLLPSQPATPKPLQQPGLTSQACSRQPSGGQPLGRPLHFGSLYPPSSGGQGQPSYHRPGSDFGLGSPALRSALADDSHSDAFSPGHAHALSRQQFTMESPSASLALDPPGFSEGPGFLGGEGPVSSLQDPRALNHQNLTHCSRHASGPDVLLPGESSPGFSKEIAAALAGVPGFEGPAAGLGLGLGLEEDLRMEPLGLEGLHMLSDPCALLPDPAVEDSFRSDRLQ; translated from the exons TTACAGGCCCAGAAGCTGCGCCTGGCCTACACGAGGAGCTCCCACTACGGCGGTTCTCTGCCTAATGTCAACCAGATTGGCTGTGGGCTGACTGAGTTCCAG AGCCCCCTCCACTCGCCTCTGGATTCGTCTCGGGGCACTCGGCACCACGGGCTGGTGGAACGCGTGCAGCGAGACCCCCGGAGAATGGTGTCCCCGCTCCGCCGCTACCCCCGCCAC GTCGACAGCTCGCCCTATGGTCCTGCCTACTTGTCTCCTCCCCCGGAGTCTGGCTGGCGGAG GGCGGTGCCCTGGGGCAGTTTCCCTGCGGAGAAGGGCCAGATGTTTCGACTCCCGTCTGCGCTGAACAG gaCGAGTTCTGACTCTGCCCTTCACACCAGCGTGATGAACCCCAGCCCTCAGGACACTTATccaggccctgcccctcccagcatCCTGCCCAGCCGCCGTGGAG GTTTTCTGGATGGTGAAGTGGATTCCAGAG TCCCTGCTGTTGAGGAGAACGTGCTGGACGACAAGCATTTGCTGAAGCCATGGGATGCTAAGAAG ctgtcctcctcctcttcccgaCCTCGGTCCTGTGAAGTCCCTGGAATTAA CatcttcccatccccccaccagccTGCCAGCGTGCCCGGCCTCCCACCTGCCATGAACACGGGCGGCTCCCTACCCGACCTCACCAGCCTGCACTTCCCCCCGCCACTGCCCACTCCCCTGGACCCGGAGGAGATGGCCTACCCCAGCCTGAGCGGGGGCAACAGTACCTCCAATCTGACCCACACCTTGACCCACCTCGGCATCAGCGGGGGCCTGGGCCCTGGCGCGGGCTACGATGCGCCGG GACTCCAgtcccctcccagcctcccgTCCTTGCAGTCCTCCCTGAGCAACCCCAACCTCCAGGCCTCCCTGAgcggcccccagccccagctgcagGGCTCCcacagccacccctccctgccggCCTCCTCCCTGGCCCGCCATGCACTGCCCGCCACCTCCCTGGGCCACCCCTCGCTCAGTGCCCCGGCCCTGTCCTCCTCCAGTTCCTCCTCCGCTTCGGCTCCCGCGCTGGGTGCCCCCCCTTACCCGCCTTCGACCCCCGGAACCTCCCCCCGCCACCGTCGTGTGCCCCTCAGCCCCCTGAGTTTGCCCGCGGGCCCAGCTGAAGCCAGAAGGTCCCAACAGCAGCTGCCCAAACAGTTTTCGCCAACAATGTCACCCACCTTGTCCTCCATCACTCAG GGTGTCCCCTTGGATACCAGCAAACTGCCCACTGACCAGCGGCTGCCTCCATATCCATACAGCCCCCCCGGTTTGCTTCTGCCCAGCCAGCCGGCCACCCCAAAGCCTCTGCAGCAGCCGGGGCTGACCTCCCAGGCCTGCTCCAGGCAGCCCTCTGGGGGACAGCCCCTGGGCCGGCCACTGCACTTCGGGTCACTGTACCCGCCCAGCTCCGGTGGGCAAGGGCAGCCGTCTTACCACCGGCCAGGAAGTGACTTCGGCCTGGGGAGT CCGGCTCTGCGCAGCGCGCTTGCTGACGACAGCCACTCTGACGCCTTCTCTCCCGGGCATGCCCACGCTCTGTCCCGGCAG CAGTTCACCATGGAGAGCCCGTCAGCCAGCCTGGCGCTGGATCCCCCTGGCTTTTCTGAAGGACCTGGATTTTTAGGGGGTGAGGGGCCAGTGAGTAGCCTCCAGGACCCTCGTGCCCTCAACCACCAGAACTTGACCCACTGTTCCCGCCACGCCTCAGGGCCCGACGTCCTCCTCCCAG GGGAGTCCTCCCCAGGTTTCTCCAAGGAGATTGCGGCGGCCCTGGCCGGAGTGCCCGGCTTTGAGGGGCCAGccgctgggctggggctggggctggggctggaggaggaccTGCGCATGGAACCGCTGGGCCTGGAAGGGCTCCACATGCTGAGTGACCCCTGTGCGCTGCTGCCCGATCCTGCTGTGGAAGACTCGTTCCGCAGCGACCGGCTGCAGTGA